The nucleotide sequence CATCCTTTGTCATTCGTTGGTACCTGCTTGAGTGCAATGATAGCATATTCCACATTTTCATCTTTGGGTTTCCTGTGAGCCTGACTTGGTTCAACATTACAGTAGAGAGGGTCCTCAGGGATGAGTTGGGATGTAAAGTTCAGGGTAACATATTTTAGGTCTTTGCTGTCATCCTTGGGACTTTCTATTCTTTCAGTGCTGTCAAGctatgaaaagaaaaggaaaacacttGTAAGCATGATTCAGTGCCAGGCCACAGCTGTTACCAAAACAACAAGATTTtgccagggagaaaaggagaagcaACGTAAAAACTTACCTTTGGTCATGACAGAggtgaaagaacagaaaactctTTCCTTCATCACCTCTCCTGGATACAGGTTACAACCTCATTGTCTAACCTTGGTTTCTAGTCTTTGGGTTATTTCTCAGAGGTTACTAGAATTTGCTCCACTGTGGTTTTTTCCTACTGGAGTTTCCTTACACTAATTACCCCCCTCTCTCTCCACCTAGGAACATTCCTCTCTCTTGTGACAAACAGCATTTCCCCTCCTGCTCACAACCAAAAATGAGCACCAATGTCCTCATCAGATGGATCAGCCAGATACTATTGGTAAGGGATTCAGGACCATATGGGAAATGTATCATTTTCCTTACCTGTGCTATGTCCTCTGGTTTTTCATAGGTGTCCTCTGCTTGTGTGTTACCTTTGGAAAGAACCAAAACCAGAGGTTTTAGAAGTAGTGAAGTCCATGAAATGCCTGGGCATTGCCTGTGCTTCAGGAGTTTTGGGGAAAGCTGTGGGATTGCCCAGTGATAGAAGCAGTGGGTGTGCCAGTGGGACCCATCTACCCTGAGTCTGGTGAACACTTTACTTCTCCTCTAACACATTAAGAGGTGTCCTGTGCAAAGTCTGGAGGATCATGGGTTTGACTTATTGTGAGAGGAGATCAGAGCCAGGAACCTGCCTTGAGGCTCCCAGGCTGCACCTGCCTTATCTTCTCCAGGGCACTGTGAGTTGGGAATAAGCTCACCTGAAGTGGAAGTGGTGGTCAGAGTTTAGTACAGACTAGAACACGAGGCATCACCAGTCTCCACATACCTCTTCTCTTCAGCTGCTTGTGCCGCCTGACGCACAGTGTTATCAAGCTGATGAGTGCCAGGATGAACAGGATGCTCAGGATCCCAGAGAGCAGGATGAAGAAGTTTACATGTGAGCTGAAGCCAGGAGAGCAAAGGAGTTACCAGTGTTAGATGGTAGCACAACACAATGCTGGTGTAGCCCGTTACCAAACAACGACcaaaaaagggacagaaagagcTTTTATGCACTTGGCAGGAGGGTCTGGTTCTCCTGGAGCAATGATTTTTCTACCTGACTGTGCCTTCTGAGCTTTTCTTAAACTACTCTCCAGGCTTTAAAAACAAGCCACTGTTCAAAGTTCAGAGCACAGATCCAGGCTCTCTGGAGCAGGTACTGCctgtttgttctgtgttttgccaCAGAGACTGCCGACCCCAGGAAGACAGGAGTATTGTGGATGAGACATTAATAACTCATGTCTGTGTTCAAGCTCAGAGACTTTCTTTAGGCCTTACCTTGGTGCTGGGGTGTCGCCAGAGGGAGTTCCTTGATTTGTGCCTCCAGTACCTAACAAAGTTGTTCCAGCCGTTACTGCAATCACAAACATGACACAAAGAATAATCACTACTAGGCTGCTTTGCATTTACCAGATAAACTTCCTTGTTGTTGCTACCATGGATATAAATCCACTCCCTGTGTGACACCAGCCCAGACAAGCTGCCCAGGTTGTAACCTGTGTCATCAAGACTTGCTGGCAGCAGGTAAAGCAACGTAAAGATCAAAATGTGGGAGTGGGGGTCAAGGAGCGCAGCAGGAGCCCTGCTCTGTGTGTACCCACCCCAAATCAGGGCAGAAGGAAGTGCTCTAAGTGCAAGCAGATATGCTCTGTGACAAAGATCTTCAGGTAGCAATGAAGTACTTAACGACTCTGTGCTTAAGCAGACAGGGGCTTGCTGAGAACAAAGCAAAGAGCATTGTCTGTGAAAGACTCAGCGGTAAGAATTGCTTCCAGGACTGGTTCTGTGCCCAGGGAAGGTTGTGTGTGCAGGAGCCTGCATTCAGTCCCATGTGTTAGGAGTTTCTCCTAGAGAATTATGCCATCCCCTCTCATCTTCTGGGTTGCCGAATCCCTTCAGTGCTGCTCTGCCACATTCCCGAAAAAAAGGTAGCAGCATGGTGCTGGTCTGCCACAATCAGGTGCTTAAGTGTTACCACATATTGTTAAAACATCATGCTGAAATAAAACCTACAAGTCACGAATCTTTAAAATATGGGTCTAAAGGTTGTCCCCTTGGCAACCAAATGTGAAGGTCTTAATAGTCTTTGAAAGCCAAGGGATGAGTTACTCTAAAGGGGCAGAACTGCTATCATGAGAAGGAGTGACAGAAACGCCTCTGCGAAAATGGCCGAAGCTGCTCTCAGGTAAAAGAGAAGCAACACAGCACACACGTGTGGTTCAGTTCTGGTCCCTGCTGCTGTTCCGTAGCGTGGTTAGCGTGAGAAGGTACAATGATGCAGGGTCTGGGCAGGGAAACACATCAGATGTATCAAGGGAGGTGGTGTAAACTGGGCAGAGGGAGAGAGTAGGAAAGTGAGTCTGGAATCTACAACCAACCACATTTCCCTACAGGTCAGTACTCACCCTCAGAAATATTGAGCGTAACCTCCACCATTCGGAAAATGTGATCGTGTTCATAAAGCGCACACAAGTACACGCCGGAGTCCTGCGCCTGCAGCTTCCCCATGGTGATAGTGACAACCCCCTGCTTGGTGTCGTCTTGGATCGTGAGTTTGCCTTGCTGAAATGTCCTGTGGTACTGTGGGGGCTTCGAATTTGTGGTGACCAGTACATTACAGTCTTCCAGAGCTCCCTCTTTGCACCAGGCTTTGCTCACAGCCCCATACTCTGGGGCGCTGTATGGACACTGCACAGAGACATTGCCTGACTCCTTGGCTGTGTATTGTTGGGTCCCTGGAAAAAACACGGCGTGTTGGGGAGATCCAAAAGCAAGCACAATGGCACCCCATCACTGGAATACATGCCGTGTGCCGAACGCTCCGTGGACCTCCTTCTACCCCCAGACGTGAAGACCCAGATTACTTGTGCAGAGGTGAGTTACAAATTGGATGGGTTCTGTCccctttttctgtttccctcAAGGACCACGTGCCCACAGGCACTCAGCCCACAGGGCCTGGGAGGCAAGGACCAGGGAGGGCTGGCAGTTGTGGGGCCAGAGGAAGAACAATGCCTGGCAGTGAAGGAGgtctccagcagcacccagcgTGGGTGAGCCGAGCGCTGAGCTGGGGAAGCTGCTCCTGGAGCCCCTGGATCGGTGCTGTGGGGAGCAGTTGGGAAGCGTTGGGAGCCCGTGGAAACCTCCCCTGAGTCTCTGCTGGGAGCAGCCAGAGCATGAAGGGCCAGGCCTGAGCTTTGGCTTCACAGGCCCAGGGCGCAGCTGTCAGTGTGTCTGCcagggagacagacagacagacagggagCGATGGGGGTCAGCTGTGCGGTGGCAGCAGTGTGGCTCAGGATGACGGGGAGAACAAGCAGGGGAGGTGGGGCTGAAATGTGCCAACATCCACATTTGGCTGCCAGCAGGTACTCACTCTTGGACACATTGACGCTGGCCTCCATTGTCAGGGTAATATCAGAGTGTCGGTAGAGCCCACACCAGTACACACCAGTGTCCCGGGCCTGAAGCTTGTGCATGGTGATGGTGACAGTCCTTCTCTGGCTGTCATCCTGGATCAGTGTTCTGTCTTCCAGAGCTTTGCTGTTACGCTGTGCTGAAGGGTAATCTGTCCTCACCACAACTTCACAGCCAGTCTGAGTGCTTCGACACCAGACTTTTACATCTGTGCTGTGCACCCAGGCGCTGTATTTGCACTGCACAGAGAGACTGTCCAACTCCCACGCATGCAGCTCTGCAAAACAGGAAATGTAGTCACTGATCCACGAGCGGTGGGCACATGGGCATCCACCTCCTGGCCTGAGCTGGGCACCTGGGCCAAAGTCTGCCCTGGGGCAACTCCCTCATGGATGGCCCATCAGTCAGGGCAGGGGTGAGGTAGGGCAGGATAAGAGAGCCAAGAGCCTGCAGGGCCAGCCGGGTCTGTGAGGCTCCTTCACACCGTGTCTGTGTGAGCGGGGAAGGCAGCGTGTGAgcc is from Strix aluco isolate bStrAlu1 chromosome 25, bStrAlu1.hap1, whole genome shotgun sequence and encodes:
- the TREM1 gene encoding triggering receptor expressed on myeloid cells 1; this translates as MAMELRVLLLLLLCFPGFQAQILESKERQSEGSTLYVQCPYTTQFNYYQPKVWYRVRDGKVEVLALMTHPTKYLHTNQTTNGNVTIEDDPVHATVFITMTNLQTEDSGIYYCASISYSYGYLLLKVISLNVFKELHAWELDSLSVQCKYSAWVHSTDVKVWCRSTQTGCEVVVRTDYPSAQRNSKALEDRTLIQDDSQRRTVTITMHKLQARDTGVYWCGLYRHSDITLTMEASVNVSKRTQQYTAKESGNVSVQCPYSAPEYGAVSKAWCKEGALEDCNVLVTTNSKPPQYHRTFQQGKLTIQDDTKQGVVTITMGKLQAQDSGVYLCALYEHDHIFRMVEVTLNISEVTAGTTLLGTGGTNQGTPSGDTPAPSSHVNFFILLSGILSILFILALISLITLCVRRHKQLKRRGNTQAEDTYEKPEDIAQLDSTERIESPKDDSKDLKYVTLNFTSQLIPEDPLYCNVEPSQAHRKPKDENVEYAIIALKQVPTNDKG